DNA sequence from the Hyalangium ruber genome:
TCCCGAGCGTAAGCCCCACCGCCAGGGGGGTCAAACCCCTGATTCGCTTTCAAGAAATCGAGACAGGACAGGGAGCAACCGAGCGAACGGGCCCCTACCCGCCCCGACGCACCGGGCGCTGCTCCCGCGTCTCACGCATGAGCGCTTCCAGCTCTTCCACGTGGCGGCGCAGCACCGGCATCAGCAGCGGGGTGTCGTCCACCCGGTCGAAGAGCTCCAGGACGCGGTCCACCCGGCGCTCGATCTCCTCGGCCCGGGTGGGAGAGATGCGCCGCAGCAGCAGATCGGCGCCGGCCTCCATCAGCACGCGGGCCACGGCATCACGCGAGGTGAGCGGCTCATCCGGGCGGCGCTGGCCCTCTCCACGAATGACGCGCAGGCCGGGCGCGGCGCCGCGCGACGATGAGGGGGCGGGCGTGGAAGGCACCGCTTGCTTGGGCTGACGGGTACTCACCGGACGCCTCCTCGGCTGCGACGGGGACGGGCTCAGGGTACTCAGCACGTGGGGTCCTCCAACTTTCTGGTCATCCGCACAGGTAGATGCAGCCCTGTAGCACCTGGGGCCGACATCCCTGTGCGGAGCCGGAAAATCGGCCCCGCCCTGCCCTGCCCCGCCGCGCCTACTGGCAGGCGCGACGGTAGGAGATCTGCACTCGAGCGCCCGGCGAGGGGCTCGGAGAGAAGACGACCGTGTTGGTGGCGGCCTCGTAGCTCCAGCCGCTGGTGGCGGGCGTGCCGTTGACGCGCACCGACACCGAGCCCGGATCCGGCAGCTCGCTCAGCGGGAAGCGGTCCTGCGGGGAGAAGGCCTTGTTGGCCACATTGCGCAGCAGCGGCGCGTAGTCCGGAGCGCACACGGAGAGCACCTCGCCGCCCGTGCGCGTCGCGGCCTCGGCGTAGCGCGTGCCCTCGCCGCCCGCCGTGGAGCAGGCCACGCCCGTGGGGGCGATGGCGTAGATCGTCATGCGCTGCGGCTGGAACTCGCCCTTCTTCGCCTGGAAGAAGCGCACGTAGGTGTCCACGCTGTCGGGCGAGTGGTCGTCCTCATCGCCCACGAAGACCACCACCAGCGCCGCCTCGTCCCGCAGGAAGCCCGCGTTGCCGTCATTGGGCATCGGGGTGCGCGGATCATCCGCGCTGCTCACGAGCGGCTCGGACAGCGCCCGGCGCACGGCCTCGAAGCCCTGCTCCACCGAGGCGCACTGGCCCACCTGGGAGTTGCCCTGCAGGCGCGTGGCCAGGTCGGGCATCCGGTGGTTGAGGATGCGCGTGCGGCTGCCATCCACCGGGAAGAAGCGGCCGGCCTCGCCACCATCCGCGCCACCTGGGCACATGTTGGACTCCGGGGCGATGCCCGTGGTCGTCACCGCCACGCGCAGATCCACGTTCTTGGTCAGCGCCGTGTTCACGAAGTCCGGCAGCGCGTTCACGAAGCGCGGCTGCTCCTCGACCATGGAGGCGGTGTTGTCCACCACGAAGAGCACGTCGACCTTGGAGCCGTCCTGCTGCACGAAGGTGTCCGTCTTCTCCACGCGCTTGGAGGACTCACCCAGCAGCGGCACGAGCAGCGGCTGGGGCAGATCGCCCACGTCCACGAAGAGCGGCGACACGTTCATGCCGCTGACCTGGGCGAAGTACTCCACCTCGGCCGAGAAGGCCTCGCCCGGCTGCAGCGTGAAGGGCCGGGGCGTGGGCGCCGAGCGCAGGGAGAACTCCACGTCCGTGGTGCCCGGCCCCAGGCGCACGTCCGACACGGTGATCGGCGCGGAGCACGCGTTGAGATAGTTCACCTGGCGCGGCGCCGGCGGGCAGTCCTTGCGGGCGACGCCGAAGTCCACGAAGCGCGGCGTGGGCACCAGGCATGCCTCCTGCGAGTGAGCCTGGAGCGGCACCAGGACCAGCGGGTTGGCCGGGTCGCCCTGCTCGACCTGCACCGTGCCCAGGAACGAGCCGCCCGTGGCCGGCGCGTTGAAGGCCACCTGGAAGGCGAACCAGTCGTTCGGGTACATGACGACGCCGTCCAGCTCGCCACCGGGCATGCGGAACACCCCGCCCCCGTCATCCCTCAGCCGGATGTTCTTCACCGGGCACAGATCCGTGCCGACGTTCTGCAGCTTCAAGGCGAGGATCGCCCCCCGGCGGGGAGGCACCGTGCCGAAGTTCAGCGCGGCCGGAGTAACGGCCAGCTGGCACGGCGCGTGACGCTCGGAGAGACCCTTGAAGTCGAGCCGCACCACGCCCGCGTTGAACGCGTTGGTCGCCAGCATCAACGCCCCAGTGGCGGCGCCCTCGCGCGTGGGCTCGAAGAAGACCTTGAAGTTGACCTCCTCACCGGGGCCCAGCGTGTGCGGCACCGGCAGCGGCGAGTGGTTGAACTGCGACGGGCCGGCAGGATCCGGCTGGAAGTCCATGCTGGAGATCTTCAGCGGCCCGCCGTTCGCCGAGCCGCAGTTCTTCACGTTGACGACGATCGACGTCTTGGAGCCCAGCGGCCGAGCGCCGAAGTCATGCTCCACCGGAGAGATGCACAGCTCCGCCGCGCCGCCGTGGCCCTTGAGCGGCACCGAGGTGGTGGGGTTGCGCCGGCTCACCACGTGGTAGTGCGCGACGTCCTCCGCGGGGCCCATGTGGCCAGGGCTGTAGCGCAGCTCCCACTCGCGCGCCTCTCCCGGCTGGAGCACCAGCGGAAAGTCGTTGATGGCGTGGCTGAACGAGACATCGCGCCCCTCCAGCTCCAAGCGCGTCACCTGCATCGGCTCGGTGCTGATGTTGCGGATGCGCGACACCAGCTTCTTGTCCTTGTCGATGGGCACCCCGCCGTAGTCCAGCTCCGTCGGCTCGGCCACCACCGCCCGGTCCAGCGCCTCGGCGGCCACGTGTACCGGCACGTCCGCGCAGCCCCGGCACGGCGTCACCGCCAGCGCCACGCTCTTGCGGCCCACCTTCACCGGGTTGAACGTCAGCGGCAGCTCCCGCGTCTCCCCCGGCCCGAGTGTCACCGGCTCGATGGCGAACTCGCCCTGGTCCGCGCCCAGCAGCCGCGTGGACACCTCCACCGGCATGTCCGTGGGGTTCTCCACCCGGACGCCCAGCGTCTTGGAGGAGTCCGCCTCGATGCGGCCGAAGTCCAGCTTGTGCGGCGACACGCGTGCCCAGGCGTCCACGCCCGCGCCCTGCAGCGGAATGCGCAGGATGGGCTCCAACTTCGCGTCCGAGTGGATGACGAGCGTGGCCGGCAGCGCCCCAGGCTCCAGCGGAGCGAAGCGCACCTTCAGCCCGCACTCGCTCCCGGGCAGCAGGCTGTGCGGCCCTTCATGGGTGAAGGACGCCAGGTAGGTGCCGTCCGGCCCCTCGACCCAGACCTCATCCACCGTGATTCGCGCGCGGCCCACGTTGCGCAGCGTCACCTGCGCCTCGCGCCCGTCGAACACTGCCACGCGCTGGAAGTCGATCCCCGCCGGCGTCGCCGTCAACCGCCCGTCCGCCGTGGAAGCACGCTCCCGATCCGCACACCCGGCCAACAACCCCACCACGAGGGCCCACAGGCCCCAGCGCCCACTCATGGCACCCATCCCCACCCCCACACCATCACCCCATCCGGCCAACCAGGCGTTCCCAGAACCCACCATGGGAATCCCAGAGGATCAGGTGGCGAAGCTAGGCACCTACCCAGAGCCGAGCAAGCACACACCCATGGGTACGGGGGTGGAGTTGCCGGGAAGTCGAAGGCGCGGCAGTTGCCCTGGGGCAGGTGTCCGCCAGCGAACGCCTCGCGGGCCGATCAGAACTTCGGAATGCGCAGTGTCTTACTGATCATCGCGCTGCCGCTCAGGGCATACAGCAGCACCAAGGGGTGCAGCGTCAACGGCCCCAGGTTCCATTGCCCGCCCAGCATCTCCTGACCCGGGCCGATGCGGCCCATCCAGGTGGCCACTGCCAGCACCGCCACCAGGCCGAGGCTGGTGGGAATGGGCGTGCCCTCGAAGTACTTCACCTTGCCGGTGCCGTCGCTCAGCTCCGCCGCCGTCACGTTGAAGCGCGCCAGCCGGCTGATGCCGCAGGCCACGAAATAGAGGAGCACCATCACGTCCAGCGCCCCCCGCATCCCCACCGCGAAGGCGAGCGCCGCCGGGGCCATTCCAAAGGAGATGACGTCGGCCAGCGAGTCCAGGTCCGCGCCCAGCGGCGAGGACTTGAAGCGCCAGCGGGCGATGCGGCCATCGGCGAAGTCCAGCACCAGCGCCAGCGGCATCAGCGCGAAGGCGATCCACAGCCAGTGCAGCTCGCCCGAGGCCAGGTATTGCATCGCCGACAGGATTGCCCCCGAGCCCGAGAAGCCGTTGCCCAGCGTGACGAAGTCCGCGAGCACGAAGGTGCGGATCATCGAGAAGTGGCGGCGGGGTGGTTTCTCGTGGGACTCAGTCGTCATTCGGACTCTCCTCCCGTCTCCGAGGACGGTCTCCCTTGAGGGCAAACCATCCCCGGGATCGCGCGGCGGCACCACGCTTTTCTGGCACGCTCAGCGAGCGCGGCTGTCCAGATTTCACCAAGACCGCCGCTTCGGCCCGCCCACGGACGTCAGTTGTTGGGGGCTCCGGCGAGGATCCAGGAGCGGATTCGGATGAGCTCGCCGGGGTTGGTATCGAAGTAGCTGGTGTCGAGCTGCGGCATCCTGCCGCCACAACCGTCACCGCTGATCTTGAGTACCAGAAGGGACTCGTCGGGCTCCCCGGGCAGCACCCGCGCGAAGGTGCCACACGCCGCGCTGCCATTCCTGTTGACGAGGGAGGCGTAGGAGTTGGCCTCTTGCAGATTCAGACTTCCGGAAGGCCCGGCGCCGGTGTGGCACGTCGTACACGTCGGGCTCCAGATGGGCTGGATGTCCGCGGAGTACGTGGGAAGGTGTACCGGCACCTGCACCGACCGTGTCTCGGACGCAGTGCCATCGGACACCGTGACCTGGAAGGAGTAGGTCGTGTCCTCGCGGAGATCGGGGGAGCGCCACTGCACGACGGACGCCTCGGTGCTCGTGAAGCTTCCCCTGCCCGCGGGGATCGTCGTCCAGGAATAGGAGAGCGGGTCTCCATCCAGGTCGGTGGCGCCGATGAAGAGCGTGACGGCGTCACCCGCGATCAGCCGCGTGGTGGGAGCGGTGACGTTCTCATCCAGGATGGGAGCACGATTGAGGGCGGCGACGTTCGCCACGTCGACGGCCGTCGTTGCCTCGGCCGTGCCCCCGCGTCGGTCCGAGACCGTCACCTTCAAGATGAAGCGTGTGTTGCGAGAGAGGATGGGCGCCTTCCACGTGCGAGTTGCGCCGGCTTCGCCTTCGAAGGTCCCCGAGGGGATGAGGGGAGACTGCGTCCAGGTATAGGTCAGGGAATCCCCATCGGGGTCACTGGCAACCACTGAGAGGGTGGTGCTCGAGCCCTCGTCGAGGGCCGAGCGCGTGGCAGTCACCCCACTGACGGTGGGGACGGAATTGGCGGGGACGGTGAAGGAGAGTGGCTCGGAGCGGGTGGCGTTGCCAGCGGCGTCGTAGGCCCTGGCGGTGAGCTGGTGGCTTCCCGCCAGGGTGGTGGAGGAATCCCAGGTGCATGAGAAGGTCGCTCCGGAGTCCTTGGCGACCTCATCCGCGCAGGCGGGCTTGCCGGAGACGGAGAACTCCACCTTGGCCACCGTCCCGGAGTCATCCTCGGCGGTCGCCTGGAGCGTCCGAGCGCCGGTAACGCTCTCCCCCGCTGCCACGCCACCCGTCACCCGGACATTCGTCGGGACCTCGGCGTCCTCATCCCCTCCCGACTGACACGCGATCCAACCCAGGCTCAGGAGCAGTACCGCATGAAGAGAGGTTCTCGGGAGCCACCGGGTGGAATGAGCCGCGTGCATGTTCGTCCTTGCTCTCAGGCCTCCTCTGGCGCCTGGAGCCCGCGACTATCGCACGAGGTCACCGTCGGCGAGCCTCTTCGCGGCTTGGGCCTTTTCCCATACATCGCGCCAGGAAGGAGCCAATGCCATACGTGAACATCCAGCCCGAGGAGTATCAGCGGCGGAGTCCGATCAGGTGCTCCTGACAAGTTTGAACACGAAACGTTTTATTCCACGTATCCGCCTATTCTCTGCACCGGGCTTCCAATAGTTTCGCGGGTTGGCGCGAGGTTCTGACTTTTCAGAAAAGCTGAGAAGTCGGATTCGAGGAATCCCCCACGAAGAAGCACCTGCGCCGCGGAGAAGCCCATGAGGATGAATCAGTTTGGAGCGCTCGCTGCGTGGCTCGCGTGTGCCACGCCCGCATTCGCGCAGGCCCCCCAGCAGGAGAAGGACGTGTGGATCACCATCGGCACGGATGCACTGCCGATGGTGCGCGAGTCGTTCCGGGCACAGGGGCTGGAGCTGCTGGCCCCGGCGCGTGAGAAGGGAGGCGTGGCGGCGCTGCGCCTCAGCGAGTCGCAGATCGACAAGCTCGCGGGCGTGATGCACGACAAGCTCAACCGGTGCGCCGGCTTCATCGCTCATGACTCTCAAACCAAGGCCCTGGCCGAGGTGGAGCGCGCCAGCGCGCCGCAGCAGTCCCTCGGGACGCTGGCCACCTACACCATCAACAATGGCCCGTCGGTCAACGCGATGCTGAGCGGAGTGCAGGAACTCAACATCCGCAACACCATCAATTCGCTGTCGACCAACTGGACGACGCGCCGCTACAACGTGCAGTCCGGCAAGGATGCGGCCACGTGGTTGAAGGACCAGTGGACGATCCTGGCCAACGGACGCACCGACGTATCCGTCGCGTTCTTCACCCATACCTGGCTGCAGCCGTCCGTCATTGCCACCATCCAGGGAACCACGCTGCCCAACGAGGTCGTGGTGCTCGGCGGGCACCTGGACTCCATCAACGGGAGTAGCTCCACCGCCGCCGCGCCAGGCGCGGATGACGACGCCTCGGGCATCGCCTCCATCACCGAGGTCTTCCGAGTGGCCATGGCCAATGGCTACAAGCCGGCGCGCACGGTGAAGTTCATCGGTTATGCGGCCGAGGAGGCGGGCCTGTATGGCTCGCAGGCCATCGCGAACTGGCACAAGACCAACGCGGTGAACGTGGTGGGCGTGCTGCAACTGGACATGACCAACTACAAGGGCTCCACCTACGACTTCGGCATGGTGACGGACAACACCAACGCCACGCTGAACAGCTTCACCACCAGCCTCATGGCCAGGTATCTGCCGGGGACGACCTACACCAACATCACCTGCGGCTACGGCTGCTCGGACCACGCCTCGTGGAACAGCGCGGGCTTCCCGGCCACGATGCCCTTCGAGGCGACGATGAGCACGGACAACCCGAACATCCACACCGCGAACGACACCCTGTCGGTGACGTCTGGCAACGCGAACAACTCGGTGAAGTTCGCCAAGCTCGGCGTGGCCTTCCTGGGCGAAGTTGCCAAGGGCGCGACCACCGGCAACACGCCTCCGCCGACGGG
Encoded proteins:
- a CDS encoding choice-of-anchor D domain-containing protein; translation: MSGRWGLWALVVGLLAGCADRERASTADGRLTATPAGIDFQRVAVFDGREAQVTLRNVGRARITVDEVWVEGPDGTYLASFTHEGPHSLLPGSECGLKVRFAPLEPGALPATLVIHSDAKLEPILRIPLQGAGVDAWARVSPHKLDFGRIEADSSKTLGVRVENPTDMPVEVSTRLLGADQGEFAIEPVTLGPGETRELPLTFNPVKVGRKSVALAVTPCRGCADVPVHVAAEALDRAVVAEPTELDYGGVPIDKDKKLVSRIRNISTEPMQVTRLELEGRDVSFSHAINDFPLVLQPGEAREWELRYSPGHMGPAEDVAHYHVVSRRNPTTSVPLKGHGGAAELCISPVEHDFGARPLGSKTSIVVNVKNCGSANGGPLKISSMDFQPDPAGPSQFNHSPLPVPHTLGPGEEVNFKVFFEPTREGAATGALMLATNAFNAGVVRLDFKGLSERHAPCQLAVTPAALNFGTVPPRRGAILALKLQNVGTDLCPVKNIRLRDDGGGVFRMPGGELDGVVMYPNDWFAFQVAFNAPATGGSFLGTVQVEQGDPANPLVLVPLQAHSQEACLVPTPRFVDFGVARKDCPPAPRQVNYLNACSAPITVSDVRLGPGTTDVEFSLRSAPTPRPFTLQPGEAFSAEVEYFAQVSGMNVSPLFVDVGDLPQPLLVPLLGESSKRVEKTDTFVQQDGSKVDVLFVVDNTASMVEEQPRFVNALPDFVNTALTKNVDLRVAVTTTGIAPESNMCPGGADGGEAGRFFPVDGSRTRILNHRMPDLATRLQGNSQVGQCASVEQGFEAVRRALSEPLVSSADDPRTPMPNDGNAGFLRDEAALVVVFVGDEDDHSPDSVDTYVRFFQAKKGEFQPQRMTIYAIAPTGVACSTAGGEGTRYAEAATRTGGEVLSVCAPDYAPLLRNVANKAFSPQDRFPLSELPDPGSVSVRVNGTPATSGWSYEAATNTVVFSPSPSPGARVQISYRRACQ
- the pssA gene encoding CDP-diacylglycerol--serine O-phosphatidyltransferase, with the protein product MTTESHEKPPRRHFSMIRTFVLADFVTLGNGFSGSGAILSAMQYLASGELHWLWIAFALMPLALVLDFADGRIARWRFKSSPLGADLDSLADVISFGMAPAALAFAVGMRGALDVMVLLYFVACGISRLARFNVTAAELSDGTGKVKYFEGTPIPTSLGLVAVLAVATWMGRIGPGQEMLGGQWNLGPLTLHPLVLLYALSGSAMISKTLRIPKF
- a CDS encoding PKD domain-containing protein translates to MAAGESVTGARTLQATAEDDSGTVAKVEFSVSGKPACADEVAKDSGATFSCTWDSSTTLAGSHQLTARAYDAAGNATRSEPLSFTVPANSVPTVSGVTATRSALDEGSSTTLSVVASDPDGDSLTYTWTQSPLIPSGTFEGEAGATRTWKAPILSRNTRFILKVTVSDRRGGTAEATTAVDVANVAALNRAPILDENVTAPTTRLIAGDAVTLFIGATDLDGDPLSYSWTTIPAGRGSFTSTEASVVQWRSPDLREDTTYSFQVTVSDGTASETRSVQVPVHLPTYSADIQPIWSPTCTTCHTGAGPSGSLNLQEANSYASLVNRNGSAACGTFARVLPGEPDESLLVLKISGDGCGGRMPQLDTSYFDTNPGELIRIRSWILAGAPNN
- a CDS encoding M20/M25/M40 family metallo-hydrolase, whose protein sequence is MNQFGALAAWLACATPAFAQAPQQEKDVWITIGTDALPMVRESFRAQGLELLAPAREKGGVAALRLSESQIDKLAGVMHDKLNRCAGFIAHDSQTKALAEVERASAPQQSLGTLATYTINNGPSVNAMLSGVQELNIRNTINSLSTNWTTRRYNVQSGKDAATWLKDQWTILANGRTDVSVAFFTHTWLQPSVIATIQGTTLPNEVVVLGGHLDSINGSSSTAAAPGADDDASGIASITEVFRVAMANGYKPARTVKFIGYAAEEAGLYGSQAIANWHKTNAVNVVGVLQLDMTNYKGSTYDFGMVTDNTNATLNSFTTSLMARYLPGTTYTNITCGYGCSDHASWNSAGFPATMPFEATMSTDNPNIHTANDTLSVTSGNANNSVKFAKLGVAFLGEVAKGATTGNTPPPTGGGPINTATFDTTLKAPKCATVSAGCDSGTLLTGRAALGPEVNKPNTIGATCADGTSGTYHSDESNDRLKVSTTSGGNLAAGQQVTVEATVWAYSTTSDKLDLYYAANANSPVWTLIGTFSPSGTGARTISATYTLPTGSLQAIRANFRYQGSASSCSTGAYDDHDDLIFAVQ